The Dreissena polymorpha isolate Duluth1 chromosome 2, UMN_Dpol_1.0, whole genome shotgun sequence nucleotide sequence aacttattccaatacaatcagaatgataagtaatttccatttattcacatttattaaaacatcgttgttgttgttgattggataattatgtgcctggctctgtcagtgtaattcactgctaagccgggttcaagagcgatggcttctttcgttttcaagtaaatcaaatttagagttaaaacagttgttgcaaagaaaatataacattttggaattagtttttaagggtaagtggttgcatatgcatgcattatatgacacgcttcgttgtttcaaaggaataggacgcgagctatcgattaaggggcaaaaactcaaaaatattgtttgaaagtctgtagaagatttattcgggttgacaaacggactcgaaatatactCGGACCCCACTGTATCGCGGCATTCATTGTATCGCGCTATTTTTATAACTCTGAATATTTCGCTTCCACTGCCACCTAGCGGTTGTTTACGTTAGCAACTCCTTACTTTCGTTTTCTTTTTGACATATTTCCGGCGAAAAGATGTTCCGAGTCGCGGtaagttgttttatttatgtatcggaaatgattttctaattaatttcatcattttcttGCAGAGTTTGTCTTAAAAAGTGTTAACTTTCCTAAAAATACTTTTGACAGCTTGCGGTCGTCTGTAAAGTTTGACAGTCACGTCACTTCCGCTGTTGAATAAAAAATCTACGGAAGCGCATAGttgtcatatatttaaaaattatgtgcaAATTTAAGCAATAGTTTgcaaatgcaaattttagaattGATTTTGCTTTCATGACAATAATAGAGAATTTGAACTTATAATTTTGTTCTCTTTTTCAGCAACCTCAAccaaaaaaacagcgtctcttGTATGACAGAGAAAATCTCCAGAGGGCGTATGAGGCCACTTTGGGTGGTGTTTCTGCGTACAGAGCCTCAAGGATGTTCGCTGTACCAGAAACAACACTTAGGGATAGAATTAAAGGTCGCGTTGATGTTGAGGCAAAAGTTGGTCACGAGACCATTTTCACAATAGAGGAAGAAAAGAAGTTGTACGACCACGTGACCTATATGGCTGAAATTGGATTTGGGTACACCAAGAAATCAGTACAATATATGGGGAGAGATTATGCTGAGTCTTTGGGAAAGACAATGAAGCCGGACCAAAAATGCCTTAGTGACAACTGGTTTTATGGATTTTGCAAACGCTGGCCTGAACTGAAGTCATCAAAACCTCAAAAACTGGATCTTTCAAGAGCAAAAACATCAAGAGAAACACTAAATAAATACTATGATGAACTTTTCAATGTACTAACAGAGAACAAAATAATAGATAAACCTCAGAAGATATTCAATATTGACGAATCTGGTGTCAACAGTGAACACACCCCACCAAAAATCATCTGCAAAAAGGACACTGTGCCACAAAATATAACCTCTGCAAGATCATCTACAGTAACCATAATAGCAGCTGGTAATGCTGCTGGTCAAAGTGTTCCACCATATTATGTCTTCCCAGGACAACGCTGGAATGATGAATTTTTGAATGGAGCATGTCCAGGGTCAGCAGGGGAGATGTCGAAATCTGGATGGTCCAATACATCAGTGTTTTTGAACTATCTGACAAAACATTTCATTGCCTATGTTCCTACAGACAGCGAACATCCAACACTCATATTGTACGATGGTCACCGCTCACACATTTCATTAACATTGGCTGAATGGGCAAAAGCGAACAATGTCATCCTTTTTGTTCTGCCTCCACACTCAAGTCATGTAACCCAGCCACTGGATGTAGGCATTTTCGGGCCCTTCAAAAACATATACTATCAAGAGTGTCAGCACTTCATGAAGTTAAATCCTGGCTTGAACATCACCAAATACAATATTGCCCAACTTACAGCAAAGCCCTATCTGAAAGCACTTTCTCCAGAAAATTTAATATCAGCATTCAAGAAGACTGGAATATCACCATACAACAAATTAGCAATTAGTGACTCCCAGATAGCACCATCTACAATATTTGATCAACCGGATATAACCATGGAATCAACAACAGCAAGTGAAGGAACACCAAACCTGATGCAGAATGCTGGTGATGCAAAACAAGCTTCTGAATATCCAGCTGTTGATTTCTTTTCCAAAAAGACAATCACTCAGGCAGTTAAGCCCAAGCCTAAAAGATTTGTGCCTCCATTTAAAGTAACAGGCAACATGATGGACGAAAAGAATGTTCAGCAGCTAACAGCTGCAGCCAACAAATCAGCAGTCGCTCGTGATCTTGAAGTTAAAGAAAAGGACACACAAAAGGCACCTATACCAAGTACATCTGGACTCAGCAAACAACAAGTGCCCATTTTGAGTCCTGAGGATGCGAACAGCGATGAGGACATTGAGACCGACTCTGAATCATGTTGCGTTTGCAATAGTTTTGAGCCTGCAGGCATTGACAATTTCCCATACATAACATTGGTTACATGGGGAAAATGTGACAAATGCCCACATTGGACTCATTTGAAATTATGTACACATGTGAGAGTAATACGAAGGGACACTGAATTTCTGTGTCCACAttgtgaataaacatgtttacagtcTTATGATTGAACACACAGATTAATTCTCTGTGAAAAAGTTAAAACTGATTAAAATttcttatttttgataaaattgtgatttacactgtttataatgataacaaaatatgttATGTACCCTATTAAATTTTTTATGGCAATTGTTGCCCACCATACTTGAAAAATTTTCCTTTTGTAAAATTAGCGCGATATAATGGAGTGACCTAGATTTCACGGACGATTTGACAGGTTATGACCTTTCTTCTTTAACGTCTCTAATTCTCACACCAAAGTAAAATAAATGCGCTTGTTTtgtgaaataatgatttttttaggGATTGGATATAAACTTTAGGTAATATATCGGCTTTTTTGCAAGCAAGTAATTGATTTTCGACAAGTACCGCGATACAGTGGGGTCCCATGATATTGCTCGTTttttgaccgactgtgagttaacgactggacagatatttttgaagttaactatttttgaaaggttgtccaattgctcataggaggatcaatggatgcttttgattaaagctacttttgacatttttgcggccagcgaagacaggtctatgataaattctagttaatgaccttgttatgattccaatatcagagggtggggattttttttttcatggctctttgtcattttttttctcattaaacatgattttatatatttatttgaatatattgggctccaaaaaaaaaaaaaaaagaaatactatccagggtacgttacttccacctgtggatTTTACTAACAAATGTCATTCGTCCTTGCTTGTAAttgtatcaaaataaacattttcaaagctAACCTTTtacaagttttaggtgatgtggAAATTAACTCAATGGCAACGTTattggaaacagaaaaagtatTCAATTTTCATTAGTATTTGCGAAATACGATTTCATTGATTGTTGTTTTGTGAATCATAATCGGTAACTGGTCAGTTCGTACCTATTCTAAGCTCGTACCCTACAGCATTGTACATTGTACAGATGCTGAACAAATTTGTTGCAGGCCTAAAAAGCTAAATGTTTTGTGCAATAGGTAACTTAAATTTTTTCCGTCAGGTTCTTCTTCCATGTGATGACATCATGTCAGCAATGAGACCTCAAAGAAAGAATTTCAAGAACTTTAGGCGATAAGTGGGACAGATCTGTTTCTAAAACAGGATGAAGAAAAAGGTATGTGCATCAATGAAGGGAAGCATTTAATTGTATGCTGATTCATCATATAGACAAGTTGATCGTTATATAGACGAGTTGATTGTTATTGCTTACAATCTGTATTTTTCTTGCATGCGCAGTTACTGGTTGGGCTATGGCAAAAGCGCTGATTACTGATAGCCTCAGGGTACCAATTCTCGAATTTTTtaccgattttatttaatttgtcaaactgtttcaagttttaagctgatatttcatgtaaaagaCTTCTCTTTCTGAAActataaaatgtaaagaaaacaagTATTAATAACTCGACCTTACCGTTGGTCAAATGAAGTTggttatgtttacattttgcaaccgATTCGGAACCAATTATGGAACGCTCACTCATGCAAGCCATCAGACATTTGCAACACACATAAACtggtaaaataaattcatttacatTGCAACTGACGTGGataatcattacaaatatattttgttcatttaatcaaaagATTAATACTAATTGATACTTTGGacaaacattttccttttttgacTTCTCTAACTACTGCTTGTAGAGCACAGACTgagtatttatttgaattttttcgTGTCATTTGTCTAAATGAGAGAGAGAAAATTAAATCTAAATAGATGTACTATATTTATCAGTATAATGATTCTCAATAAATGTTGTTGAATGGTACCGAGTTATAAATGTGGTTGAATGGTACCGAGTTACGAGTTGGCTTCAGTACGAATTGATCATAAAACAACTTAGTTGATTGCAACCTAAGCCTTTAAAATAGTATTGTACTCACCGAGTTACAAGAGAAGTTCCGCAAACAATCCTCCACAGCTGGACAGAGTGATGCCGAGAATAATCAGGAATTCTGGGTGATTTAGTTGTCTTTACAACTTCAGCTTGTAGCATTTTCGTGGTAAATATTAAACTTTTACTTGGTTCAATGAATCTTTGTCTGCAGTTGTGTTTACAAAGTCAATAAGAGGCTGTCAAAATGGAAGTTTGCAAATAGAATGTATTTATATTGGACTTACTTAAATAGGACCCGATTTCaaattagatagatagatagatttatttcggagaTAGCATACATACTCACAATGCATcgaaacaacatgtacataaaacaatatgaagtaaaaacaatcataattgaaaagtacatgcatagaATGCACAATGGCATGCACACTAACGCCAAGAATTACACAAAAAAGAgtaatttatcccatcatcagacgtgcattgtcgaaataaaccactgtggaataaatttacctttatttcagcagtgctgaaatatagctgtcacgcgcggcgaagaatgttcatattactcggaatcaactataaagtaatcatttttagtaaaatcgaatcagattcaacaaaacaaacaatttgataccaagatgtaatatagtttttacacataatgcaactcaaaaagcaaataaacattatttacaaatattaagtgcgcgtactcgtgacgtcattattaatacgtcatacgacacaatgcatgttgtttcacgctaaagatgcagttgtttagtgtctttttttttcattatttcttaaaaatcggggacgtagaggtatgattaacgaaaaacaggttggttactgatctttttgtaatgtattacccttgtcaaaaaagtgagcaaaatccggttataacccagttttaaactgggtttaaccctgcggtattggcaccgagctaaaagcgagtcttttaaacacactttttgcttaccgacttggttttatctgagttgaatcttggtttaactcgcttaaagccaacatagtggttttttaaccgtcttaagtgggtttaaagtgagttttttcaggcatctgtgtttaactctgtggtatttgcactgtgctaaaagcgggtttttcagacacgcttttagcttaccgactgggttttttagcttaccgacttggttttttctgagttaaatcttggtttaactcgctttaaaccaacatagtgggttttttaaccatcttaagtgggtttaaagtgagtatgattttctacaagttggttttttgaggttttttaaacatgcttagaccaacttctgtctgtggagttggttttaagtgggtaaaaagtgtgttttttatgtgagctataagcaggctaaacacggtttttaagtgagcgaaaagtgagctgaaagcaagcctttgttagtttttttcacagtgaaaacatgcttttaactcgctttaaacctagttattaacagtattttatctgtgaaaaaaacaaaagcaatttgtgggtttgggtaagttgatttttgtgggttttaacagtgttttagtgagttttttttaagaaagtagtttttttgtgagccttttgtgggattttgcagtgtgaaaaaaaaatttttggactgatatgttctagaaaaatggtttttgtgaagcaattacaacagttcattataagcccaatgtggttaaaagggaaaaaaacacaatgtgtacaaaaattatgtttatatgacaaaaatagtacaccgcaaattaatactaacagattatttttacaatacattataaaataatagacatttatggaagattttaaagcaaaagtttgaccgcaatggaccactgcgggtggagtatttagaccgcagctgctgcagagacctggatctcagttgttggaggtacctgaaccgcagtggaatgaggaacctggatttcagcttaaggagggaccttgacggcatacggtgttgggacctgcacagcagctactggagagaccttgaccgctaggggacctggaaagcagccagtgcagggacctagacctgatcttggcgggtggagggacctggaaagcagctggtagagacctggaaagcgggcgctggagcgacatgtagttgttccattgatgctgcttgtgtccttctcctcttgagcatctcttatgccagttgatctgcaaaggattaataccatatcactttcaaaagggcaaggcattcttcaaacatgttgattggttatgtttttgttccacttaactatgaaatattgctgttatggtaatcttgttgctttaataataataaatttaagttatttgcttgttgtttttgtttgtttatttttgaaattttaatcccgtgatcacatgtgacttagcacttttcatcaattattaaaagaaattgcgtttggtagaaaatgcagtttgaaaatgtaccaagatgcgtggtctcatttggctgtgtggtctggtggcattgtaaatgcaataacctgtatagtttacctctcaacaaatcgagctttcttCCTGTACGAAAATTCTTTGCAGATTCTGTACTgagtctgtacaaaatctgcccagaatcaagacagaattcattTATTCTGTACAAAGAGGACACAGACCCAGAATCTGCCTGGAAAACTGTACTGATTTTTTAAGCAGAATTACAATAAAGCAGAATTTCATCTGTACATATTACTATACCAAACAGAATTTTTatacttttcatttttataagacagatttttagcactCTGCATTTTAACAAGACAGAATTTTGGTACTTGGCAGTATTAAGCAAGGCAGAATATTGGACTTAGaaaactattgaaacaaaatttcaaaatgggacttagataattaaaaaaaatagacttCTGATTCAAGTTTCCAAATGTTTATTATGAGAAACATTTGCCCTgtacaagaaaaacaatatttatgttcagttcaatttatacaataattgccattcatgtatatattacatgtcataatattaaaatatgtgagtatgtaatgataatttaccttttaacacttaaagtacatgtagatctactataatcataaaatatctttgaattaaGGTTCTTACAGTAAACTTGATTTAGGGTTGAAtacaaattgaaaattgtttttcaattccccctccccccccccccgacttaTGAAAACTGCTTTGCTTTAATGGTAGTATATATGTATTTCCACTGGGGTTAAATGTTTAGTTTGCCTTCCTCTGACTCTATCTATGAAAAATTGTAATGTCAGTGCTTGTATACACCTCTGTAACAGTTCACTTGAAAATAATCATAAACCCCTAACAAACAAATCCTGCACCCTTGATACTTGTAATGTGAAACTGGGGCTATCTTTACTGGCTTGCTGGAATGTGTATAATCTCTTCTGATTGGTTGGGAGCCAAATTTGAACGTGTAAACATAGATCCATGCAGGACCTGAAATGTTGTTTCAAAGCAATGTTGGGACTTTTGAAGTTTTAACAATTTCCTGAAATACTTTGATGGACATTCTTAAACAATTAATTAGAATGTGGAAATCAACATTTTGTGTGTTAACAAGTCTCTAAAAGAGGAATTCAGTGAGTTATGAAGCGGCCCTTTTGGAAATGCTTTGAACTgttaaacaggtttgtattttttttctttacattgttatcttataatgttatgtttaatttaatgatataatttaacagttacaaagatctgttttggtgggtgattAACATTGTAAATAAATGATGCAACCAATTATCTTTGCAGTAAGTTCACATAAAAGACATAAGTCAGTCAAAGGTATCTCTATCTTACAAAACCAACATTTAGTTGTAACAATCAATTGCCTAATCAGTGACCAAATGAAAGGGCAATGCAACCAatacttagatttatttatgaataactacTCTGCCACAAAATGTAAAgccttttttttaattacatatttacGAAAGCTATGATTGTTATCACTTAAAAGGTGTTGcattatttaagttgtaattttagtagaTCCCATATGATCACTTAATTCAGATTGgctaaaaaaagtaatttttaaatagtaaattgtatttttttttgctttcagcgATTTTCAAAAAAGATTGTGAAGCAACTTACCCATGACAACGACCTCAGAAGTGCAGTCACAGAGTAATGGTGCTGTTATCACTTAAAAGGTGTGaagcaaaaacttaatataatgGGGTTTGTAACTAAATCAACATTACAAATTCTCTTTTTATAAAACACCCTATGAAATGACCTACATctgaaaaaatgtcaaatttattttataatgtgaaaagcaaaataaaaagaGAAGCAAGTTGGTGAACCATGTTGcgttatttaagttgtaattttagtagatcccatatgatcatttcattcagattgactaaacaaaatgatttaaaaatagttatgtGTATTTTTTGCTTTCAGCAACCATCAAAAAAGATTGTGTAGCAACTTTCCCCTGACAACACCCACTGGCTCAGTTAAGTGCAGTCACAGAGTGATGGTACCTCACCAGGGTCAAGTTCAGGCAAATGAAGATCTCTAAAATGGATTTTCATCTCAATATAATAACTgtaatttcttaaaacataaacttactttatttactgtGTTTTTATGTCATATAACAGTGATACAATAATGTGTGTTGTATATAGGAATTTATTTCTTAACGGGATGTGTAagagtaaattattttattttattgactgtCAGTATTTGTTactttcttatataaatatataaacatgtcataat carries:
- the LOC127869937 gene encoding uncharacterized protein LOC127869937; its protein translation is MFRVAQPQPKKQRLLYDRENLQRAYEATLGGVSAYRASRMFAVPETTLRDRIKGRVDVEAKVGHETIFTIEEEKKLYDHVTYMAEIGFGYTKKSVQYMGRDYAESLGKTMKPDQKCLSDNWFYGFCKRWPELKSSKPQKLDLSRAKTSRETLNKYYDELFNVLTENKIIDKPQKIFNIDESGVNSEHTPPKIICKKDTVPQNITSARSSTVTIIAAGNAAGQSVPPYYVFPGQRWNDEFLNGACPGSAGEMSKSGWSNTSVFLNYLTKHFIAYVPTDSEHPTLILYDGHRSHISLTLAEWAKANNVILFVLPPHSSHVTQPLDVGIFGPFKNIYYQECQHFMKLNPGLNITKYNIAQLTAKPYLKALSPENLISAFKKTGISPYNKLAISDSQIAPSTIFDQPDITMESTTASEGTPNLMQNAGDAKQASEYPAVDFFSKKTITQAVKPKPKRFVPPFKVTGNMMDEKNVQQLTAAANKSAVARDLEVKEKDTQKAPIPSTSGLSKQQVPILSPEDANSDEDIETDSESCCVLLPCDDIMSAMRPQRKNFKNFRR